In Nymphaea colorata isolate Beijing-Zhang1983 chromosome 3, ASM883128v2, whole genome shotgun sequence, a genomic segment contains:
- the LOC116249789 gene encoding uncharacterized protein LOC116249789, with product MVKKKQVVPEAPDVEAETSANEEQPSTEMEVYAVERMVHIENEVLKIRHEMSDYKKQLSKLNELDEIKEMMRVMTANQEALRRNNPDPPQPHVDKGKGILNGPPNVGPNPFHSQAGPSRPPPGGNNSNNGGFQAQPTNLNNYHGGHHNSSPEWENREPYGPQSSQYRSRFGGTQWENINSDRRWGDRGDREPPSWEPYRECQAAPRNQPRIPMVRIDFPRFNGKEPLDWIFQVEEYFTCQMIPDEEWLQTSILHFDGEARRWYRWLKLKEPVNTWGEFKEALMLRFGESSYVDYDIELRNLRQTASVQEYQAKFENLASMVDWTPKSLIAAFVGGLKEEIQIDIRAEPNTELRKCFAKARSIEDRQRKKQALYRQWRNPETVRVREIPQLQKLLPAPPQKWDPTHKCKHIRVYTVLDGDADDEGEEDQSPTIEEIEELEAREEPQEQERPPPEGACHTMTDPNRPDAMRVIGQTGKRNVLVLLDSGATHNFVGDHLAQELKCTIEEHPTLKVLVANGECLPCTRKCANVELVLQKIPYTVDLLVVPLPSVDIILGVKWLKTLGRIWWDFSTMEMCLPKEGGGKEVVLRAVDPSLAPKAALKAIAVQRPAAWLVSVAEEVVAQEGSEERVPEQIQKVLDEFKDIFEEPKGLPPPRSYDHRIVLTNGTEPVNVRPYRYGYAQKSEIERLVKEMRESNIIRPSSSPFSSPVLLVKKKDNTWRFCVDYRALNEATVKDRHPIPVIDELLDELSGARIFSKLDLRSGYHQIRMYEEDISKTAFRTHDGHYEFLVMPFGLTNAPATFQRCMNDVFRQFLRDFVLVFLDDILVYNQCIEQHVDHLRTVLRVLRENTLFAKMSKCSFGQTSIGYLGHIVSHEGVRADPEKLQAMEQWPLPKDPRGMRGFLGLTGYYRRFIKGYGLIASPLTHMLKKGEYTWSEKAREAFVKLKAVMMNAPVLALPDFSKDFVIETDASDVGVGAVLSQEGHPIAFMSKALTERAKPFSTYEKELLAIVLAVDKWRPYLIERRFVVRTDHSSLRYMVKQRVSTPIQQRWLAKLLGYDFTIEYKKGTENSAADSLSRMPEQLKTLSVIETDLWDRLTQEQDQDLTLRLLKQSIRQNPESIPHYSLRGEILCKKRRAFVPKNSPLKFWWEGMKADVRDYVKACPTCQREKYEAIKPPGHLNPLPIPDKPWEDVSMDFIDAMPRAEGKEAVLVVVDRLTKYSHFVALPRNYHGPMVANVYQYHVGKLHAKRITGSLRKKLSLNRFLRVTRETLSR from the exons ATGGTTAAGAAGAAGCAAGTCGTGCCCGAGGCACCAGATGTAGAGGCGGAGACCTCAGCCAATGAGGAACAGCCATCTACTGAGATGGAGGTATACGCGGTGGAAAGAATGGTTCACATCGAAAATGAGGTTCTGAAAATCCGCCACGAGATGAGCGactacaagaaacaactttctaagctcAACGAGTTAGATGAGATCAAGGAGATGATGAGAGTCATGACGGCCAATCAAGAGGCCCTTAGGAGAAACAACCCGGATCCCCCACAGCCCCACGTTGATAAGGGCAAGGGCATACTCAATGGACCGCCCAATGTTGGTCCTAATCCCTTCCATTCGCAAGCCGGCCCTAGTAGACCACCACCCGGGGGGAATAACAGCAATAATGGAGGTTTCCAAGCACAGCCCACCAACCTCAACAACTATCACGGTGGGCATCATAACTCCTCGCCTGAGTGGGAGAACCGAGAGCCTTATGGACCCCAATCCAGCCAGTATAGGTCCAGATTTGGAGGCACACAGTGGGAGAATATTAATTCAGATCGTAGATGGGGTGATAGAGGAGACCGTGAACCACCTTCTTGGGAGCCATATAGAGAGTGTCAGGCAGCGCCAAGAAACCAACCGAGGATTCCTATGGTTCGCATTGACTTCCCTAGATTCAATGGCAAGGAACCCTtagattggatttttcaagtggaGGAGTACTTCACATGTCAGATGATTCCAGATGAAGAATGGCTTCAAACGTCCATTCTACACTTCGATGGCGAAGCTAGGAGATGGTATcgttggctcaagctcaaggagcCAGTCAATACGTGGGGAGAGTTCAAAGAAGCTCTCATGCTCAGATTTGGTGAGTCTTCCTATGTAGATTACGACATCGAGTTGCGTAATCTAAGACAAACCGCATCCGTTCAAGAATACCaagccaagtttgagaatttagcaagcaTGGTTGATTGGACACCCAAGTCCCTCATTGCCGCATTTGTTGGAGGATTGAAGGAGGAAATTCAAATAGATATACGGGCTGAGCCTAACACGGAGTTGCGGAAGTGCTTTGCCAAAGCACGTTCCATCGAggataggcaaagaaagaaacaagccttGTACCGACAATGGAGAAACCCCGAAACCGTCCGTGTGAGGGAGATCCCTCAACTGCAAAAACTCCTTCCAGCCCCTCCGC AGAAGTGGGACCCTACGCACAAGTGCAAGCACATTCGAGTCTACACGGTTTTGGATGGTGACGCCGACgatgaaggggaagaagacCAATCCCCTACGATCgaagaaatagaggaattggaggcccgagaagagcctcaagagcagGAAAGGCCACCTCCTGAGGGCGCTTGTCATACCATGACAGACCCTAACCGACCGGATGCTATGAGAGTTATAGGGCAAACTGGAAAGAGAAATGTTCTGGTTCTTTTGGATTCGGGGGCTACTCACAATTTCGTGGGTGACCACCTCGCTCAGGAATTGAAGTGTACCATCGAAGAGCACCCAACTCTTAAAGTACTGGTGGCCAATGGTGAGTGCCTCCCTTGCACTCGCAAGTGTGCAAACGTAGAGCTCGTGCTTCAGAAGATCCCTTATACAGTCGACTTGCTAGTTGTCCCTCTACCCAGCGTAGATATCATTCTTGGAGTCAAATGGCTCAAGACCTTAGGGCGAATTTGGTGGGACTTCTCTACCATGGAGATGTGCctgcctaaggagggtggaggaaAGGAAGTAGTGCTAAGGGCAGTCGATCCTAGTTTGGCACCCAAGGCAGCGCTAAAGGCTATAGCAGTCCAGAGACCAGCGGCTTGGTTAGTTTCAGTGGCAGAGGAAGTTGTCGCTCAAGAAGGATCAGAAGAGAGAGTACCCGAGCAGATTCAGAAAGTGTTGGATGAGTTCAAGGATATATTCGAAGAACCTAAAGGACTCCCTCCACCTCGATCATATGACCACAGGATAGTGTTGACCAACGGCACAGAGCCGGTTAACGTACGCCCATACCGCTATGGGTAcgctcaaaaatcagaaattgagcgATTGGTCAAAGAAATGCGAGAAAGTAATATTATTCGGCCTAGTTCTAGTCCCTTCTCATCACCAGTCCTTCtcgtcaagaaaaaggacaacacatggagattctGTGTGGATTACAGGGCCTTGAACGAAGCTACTGTCAAGGATAGGCATCCAATTCCTGTTATTGATGAACTCTTGGATGAACTATCTGGAGCTCGCATATTCTCCAAGTTGGATCTCCGGTCAGGGTACCACCAAATTAGAATGTATGAGGAAGACATTTCGAAGACGGCATTTCGTACCCATGACGGCCATTATGAGTTTTTGGTCATGCCGTTTGGACTTACGAACGCGCCCGCGacattccaacgatgtatgaatgacgtGTTTCGTCAGTTCCTGCGTGACTTCGTGTTAGTCTTCCTTGATGACATTCTTGTGTACAACCAGTGTATTGAACAGCATGTCGATCACCTTCGTACAGTGTTGAGAGTATTAAGGGAGAATACCCTATTCGCGAAAATGTCCAAATGTAGCTTTGGGCAGACTTCTATTGGGTATTTGGGTCACATCGTATCACATGAGGGGGTCAGAGCCGACCCTGAAAAACTCCAggccatggagcaatggcccTTGCCGAAGGACCCACGAGGCATGCGGGGATTTTTAGGCCTCACGGGGTACTATCGCAGATTtatcaaaggctatggtttGATCGCTTCTCCCTTGACGCACATGTTAAAAAAGGGGGAGTATACATGGTctgagaaagcaagagaggccTTTGTCAAACTCAAGGCCGTTATGATGAATGCCCCAGTACTTGCTCTCCCTGATTTCTCTAAGGATTTCGTGATTGAGACAGATGCTAGTGACGTTGGCGTCGGTGCAGTTCTGAGCCAAGAGGGCCACCCAATTGCGTTTATGTCTAAAGCCCTCACAGAGCGGGCCAAACCCTTTTCCACCTATGAAAAGGAGCTTTTGGCAATAGTCTTAGCAGTAGACAAGTGGAGGCCCTATCTGATTGAGCGAAGATTTGTGGTGAGAACGGACCACAGCAGTTTGAGGTACATGGTAAAGCAACGCGTCTCGACTCCTATCCAGCAgagatggttagccaaactccTTGGCTACGATTTCACAatagagtacaagaagggaacCGAAAACTCTGCTGCGGACTCCTTGTCACGCATGCCAGAGCAACTCAAAACTCTTTCTGTGATCGAGACCGATCTTTGGGATAGACTAACTCAGGAGCAAGATCAGGATCTAACTCTCAGGCTCCTCAAGCAGTCCATACGCCAGAATCCAGAGTCTATTCCCCACTATTCGTTAAGAGGAGAAATACTCTGCAAGAAGAGACGAGCCTTTGTACCTAAGAACTCGCCTCTCAAG ttttggtgggagggaATGAAAGCAGACGTGAGGGATTACGTGAAAGCCTGCCCTACCTGCCAACGtgaaaaatatgaggccatcaagcctccagggcacttgAACCCTTTGCCCATACCGGATAAGCCATGggaagatgtatcaatggacttcattgatgcaatgccccGAGCTGAAGGGAAAGAGGCGGTGTTGGTCGTGGTAGATCGCTTaaccaagtacagccattttGTGGCCCTACCTAGAAACTACCATGGACCAATGGTTGCTAATGTTTACCAATATCACGTTGGAAAGCTGCATG